TTCAACTATCATGTCTCTGAACAGCAGACAGAATTGAGTAAACTGAAAGTAAAGCAGGTAAAAGCCAATGTACGCCCTAAAATTGGGATGTATGGCGAATTTTATTATGCCAATCCACAGATTTTCCTTTATCCCTATAATCCCTATTGGTACTCATTGGGAATTGTAGGAATTAAGGCTTCATTTTCCATTTCTTCCCTTTATCATAATACAAATAAACTAAAAGCGGCACAGCTGGAATTTGAAAAAGAAGAAGAGGCACACAAGAATACGGAAGATCAGGTAAGACAGCAGGTGAAAGAAGCTTATTTAAGATACCAGGAAGCCCTTGAACAGATAAAAGTAGCAGAAGCGAATGTCATTCAGGCCAAAGAGAATGCGCGTATCATTAAAAATACCTATTTCAGCCAGACTTCTCTTATTACAGAACTGCTGGATGCTGATATACAGCTGATTCAGACGAAATTTGAACTGGAAGCGGCCAAAATTATGGCTCAAAACAATTACTATTTATTACAAAACATCACAGGCATTTTATAATACCATGAAAAAAAAATATACACCCACCGATAGATTAATCACCAAGATAACAGGATGGATTTCAGTTCTGATTGTAGCTGCACTTGCCGTTTGGGGTGGTTTTACCCTCAAAAATTACTATGCTTATGAGCAGACTAATGATGCGCAGGTTCAGGAATATGTCAATCCGGTTATTTCGAGAGCCGGAGGGTTTATTGTAGCGGTAAAGTTTGAAGAAAATCAGGAGGTCAAAAAAGGAGATACTCTTTTGATTATTGATAACCGTGAATATATTCTTCAGGAAAAGCAGACTCAGGCAGCCATTCAGAAAGCCCGTGCCCAATTGAGAGTGTTGGAAAGCACTACAGGAACTACAGAAAAAGAAGCCGCCGCAGCAATGGCTCAGGTAGATGCCAGCAAAGCGAAAGTCTGGAAACAGCAGCTTGATTATAACAGGTATAAAAAGCTTTACGATGAAGAATCTGCCACCAAACAACGCCTTGAAGACGTAAAAGCAACACTGGATGTAAATGAAAGCGATTATAAATCTTCACAGGATAATTATGCAGCTTCTGTGTCTAAAATCAAAGATATTCAGGCTGAAAAAACGGTTGTTTTAGCCGAAATTGCAAGACTGGAAGCCTTACTGGACCGCCATAAGCTTGATGTAAGCTATACCGCTGTAACGGCAGCTTATAACGGAAGAATGGGACGCAGAACCGTTGAGGTTGGGCAAATGATTGATGCCGGAGAAACACTGGCATTTATTGTCAATAATGAAACTGATAAATGGGTAGTGGCCAATTATAAAGAGACCCAAATCAAAGATATGCACATTGGTGATCATGTGAAAATTGTTGCAGATTCGTATCCGGACAGAGAATTTAAAGGGACGATAATCTCACTTTCTCCCGCAACAGGATCAAGTTTTTCATTGCTTCCGCCTGATAATTCTACCGGAAATTATGTGAAAATTGTACAGCGTATCCCTGTAAGAATTAAAGTAGACGGAATAAGAAAAGATATTGATATTCTGAAAGTAGGAATGAACGTGAATGTATATGCTGATAAAAAGCATTCCAATGGTTAAAAGACAAATGCCATATTTTAAAAAATGGGCTCCGGAATGGCTGGTGAAGATTATTCTTTTTTCAATGACACTTCCGGGAATCATCATCTTTTTTCTTCCCTTGGCGAATGTAAATGCGGCAGCGGGATATTATGGATGTGAACCGGCTGATATTCAGTTTTCTGTAGCATTGTTTTATGCAGGATATGTAGGGTTTTACAGTCTGGAAAGAAGGTTTTTCAGCTTTCTGGCCGCCAAAGAATACTTTCTTCTTTTCACCACATTGCAGATTCTGGCTTGTTTGATCTGTTATTTCACCCGTGAAGTGTATATCCTGTTTCCGGTTCGTTTTGTACAGGGAATGCTGTTTGCAGGAAATGTGAACCTTTCACTTACCCTTATTTTTACAAGGTTGAGCAGTGAAAGAGGAAGGGAGATCAGTTTTTCTGTGTTCTTCGGAATCTTGCTCTGTGCTTTGCCATTCAATAACCTGATTACCGCAGATCTCATAGATTCCTATAATTTTAATATTGTTTATAAAACCGCCATATTCTCTTACCTTCCGGGACTTATTTTCCTGACTCTTGCGATGAGCAATTACAGAACACATGCAAGGTTTCATCTCTATAAACTTGATTGGCAGAGTTTCGGACTGTTCAGTACCATATTGGTTCTGATAGGGTATATTACCATTTTTGGTCAGGAATATTATTGGCTGGAAGATCAGCGGATTCTGGGAAGTGTAATCGGTATTGTGGTTTTGACAGGAATATCCATATTCCGCCAGCAGGCTATTAAAAGACCCTATATTGACCTGCGGGTTTTCAGATACCGAAACTTTAAAGTGGGTTTACTGATTCTTTTTGTAATGTATATCTGCAGGTTTGCATCAGGGATTGTCAATACTTACTTTACTGCGGAACTGCATTTAGATCCGTTTCATATTTCTCATATCAATATTTTTAATCTGGCAGGGTTGGTTACTGGAGTCATTATTGCGTGCTGTATGGTTTTGCAAAAGAAAAATATACGGTTTATTTGGGTTCCTGGCTTTCTGATGCTTTTGATCTTTCATGGATTAATGTATTATTCTTTTGATGTTCAGGCAAATGAGTTTAATTATTACATTCCATTATTCCTTCAGGGATTGGGAGTGGGATTGATTATGGTTCCTACCATTATTTTTATTATTTCGTCCGTTCCTGCTACAATTGGTCCTTCTGCTGCGGCAACGGCTTTAGCAATCCGGTATCTTGGATTTTGTGTAAGCATCGCTCTGATCAACTTTTTTGAACTGTTTGAAAAAAGCCGTCATTATAATGCTTTTCAGGATCATTTAAGTGCTCTGGATCCTGCTGTCAAAATTTTTCTTCACCAGCAGACGGCTAAACTTGTTGCGGGAGGAATGCCCGAAGGTAAGGCTGCAAAAGCGGCTAATAAGCTATTGGTCGGAAGAATGAATGTTCAGGATCATGTCCGTTTTGCCATGGATTATTACGAAATGATGGTTTGGCTTCTTGCTGCTTCATTGCTGTTGATCTTAATTTTTCCTTATCTGAACCGTACCGCCCTTTATTTGAAATCCCGCAGATTATCACCTGCATAAAGGGATATTTAAATTTTTAATCAACCAAAAAATATAGCTTGTTAGCTAGTTTTATAGTAGAGTGCTGAGGCTGTCTTATTTACAAGGCAGCCTCTTTTTGGGTTTGAATCTCTTATTTTGGCCGAAATCGTATGTTTTTTGTCATTGCAGACAAAATGCTTTCTCTTTACATTTGTATTCATACAGAACGAGATATGAAGAAAGAAGGACAATCTGCTGGAGTGAAAAACATAGTGCTTCTGGCATTGCCACAAGTACAGCTGCTTGATATTGCAGGCCCCTTGGATGTTTTTACAGCTGCCAACCGATTTTTGAGCAGTCATAGTCATGATGGTGGTTACCGTGTTTATCTGGTCTCCGGAACTTCGGAGAAGGTCATCTGTTCCAGTTCAGGAATGTCATTGTCTTGCAGCCATAACATTTATGATATTGATTTTCCTGTAGATACTTTGCTGGTGGCAGGGACAACCTTGTGTGTATTAGATAAGATCAGCCCCGATCTTTATCATTACCTCCGGAATGTAAAGCCGGAAGTAAGACGTTTAGGGTCCGTTTGTGTAGGTGCATTTGTTCTGGCCAAAGCAGGTCTGCTGGATGGCAAACAGGTAACAACGCATTGGAAATTTGCAGATACACTGCAGAAATCTTATCCAAAGCTGGAGGTGAATGTCAATCCTTTTTTTATTTGTGACAAACCTGTCTATACTTCAGGAGGCGTTTCTTCGGGGATGGATCTTGCACTGGCTCTTTTGGAAGAGGACTTTGGAAAACCGTTGGCCACAGAAGTTGCCCGCCATCTTGTACTGCATTTAAAAAGATCCGGAATACAGTCACAGTTTGGAAATGTTCTGCCGGAATATGAAGTAATGTCACCTTTTACAAAAGATGTCCGGGATCTGTTGAAAGATAAGCTGGGTGAAATAATAACAGTAGAGTATATGGCTGATTCACTGAATATGAGTACCCGCAATTTTTCCAGAGTATTTGTAAAAGAATCAGGAATGACTCCAGGAAAGTTTCTTGAAAAAATGAGACTTGATCAAGCTAAAAACATGTTGGAATACACCGATATGAGCGTGGATATGATTGCTGATAAATGTGGTTTCAGCAGTTCAGTTTCGCTTCGAAGAATATTTCTTAAAAATATTTCACTTTCTCCGGCACAATACCGGAAAGCATTCAAAACTACAGAATAACTGTTTTTTTCTTATTGATTTAAAATAAAACTGATCATCCTCAATGAGCAGTAGGGAAGTCCCATGCCTTTGTTCAAAAATAATAATCTTAAAAATAACAGCATTATGAAACAATTTCAAAACACTAAAACAATGAATATCGCATTTTTAATCTATGATCAGGTAGAAGCCCTTGATTTAAATGGTCCTTTGGATGTTTTTGTAAAAGCAAATGTCATCCATCCAAACTCCTGTCATTGCTTTACAGTCGGAAAGATAAAAGAGCCTATCTACATGGAAGCCGATACAATGGCCATCATTCCTACTTATGATATCCATACGTGCCCTAAACCGGATATGATTGTTGTTCCAGGAGCCAGTCCGGAGCACATTATGAAGTATATTCAGGATAAAGACTTTCAGGAAACAGTCCTGGAATGGATTAAAACTCATTATGATACCGGAACTGCTGTATTTACAATATGTACAGGAAGTATGCTTTTATCCGGAACCTGTATATTGGCCAATAGAGATATTACAACACATAGTATGTTGTTAGATGCTTTGGAACAGCATAATCCTGAGGCTAACGTAATCAGAAATGTCCGTTATGTGGATCAGGAACAGCTGATAACGACAGCAGGAATTACTGCCGGAATTGATGCTGCATTATATCTGGTGGGAAAACATCTTGGCAAGGAAACAATGGATACCATTATCAATATTTTTGAATATCAGAACAGAGAATCTGAAAGCTTAGCTTAAAACAGAAAAACAGATTGATTTAAAAATTTACGTCAACCGTAAGAATTGACGTAAATTTTATTTTTAATTGTGTAGCCATTGATTCTGTATTTTTTATTGAAAAAAATAACAAACGTAATTAATTTATAAACAGGTGTTTGACTTTTTAAGCTCAAATTTTATCATAAAAAAGCCCGGAAAAATTTGGATTTGATGAGGGTTTTCCTATCTTTGCAGTCCCTTAAACAAAGGGATTTACTTAAAAAAGTAAGTGGCCGACTCGGTAGCTCAGCTGGTAGAGCAATACACTTTTAATGTATGGGTCCTGGGTTCGAATCCCAGCCGGGTCACTATTTGAAAGATGTGAAAATAAAACTTTTCAAAGCATCAAAAAAGTATTAAAAAAACCTGCAAAATTATAATTTGCAGGTTTTTTGTTTATAGTTTTTACTATAATGCTTCAAAAATGGCCGATTAATATAGTTGAATTGACGGACCATCTTGATTTTACTCGTTCTCAATTGAAATTCAAGAATATCTTTTATTCTTCGTTTTTCGGTTTAAAATTTTTCCCAACTCCCTGACGGAGAAATGTAATTTTTCCCTGTACTTTTTTTGCTTTTTCAAGGACTTCCAGTGCTTTTACTCGTTCGTTAACTTTGCCAGCATGGGTTATATTGTCCTGACGTTCATTTTTTTTCATGTCTTAATATAGTGAATTTATTTGAAAAAAACAAATTATTGCTCTGAAAATTAATATAAAAAAATTTAAGGAAAGAAAATTTTTGTCTGGTAGAGATGATTTTAAGTAATAAGAGTAGGGGTTTGTATTCATTTTTACAATATTCAAAATCCAAATCACTGAGCTTGCTCCAATGTGAAAAATTTTTCTCTCTGATTTTGTAAAAGTTAGGGTTTTCCAGATTGTAAAATCTCAGTAAACTATTGTAAATAAAGAAAAAGTTTCTATCTTTGCAGTCCCTTAAACAAAGGGATTTACTTGAAAAAGTAAGCGGCCGACTCGGTAGCTCAGCTGGTAGAGCAATACACTTTTAATGTATGGGTCCTGGGTTCGAATCCCAGCCGGGTCACAAAAAGCTTCAACATCTGTTGAAGCTTTTTTTATTGTATTTTATCCGCTTTTATTCAGTCATGTATTTCATCATGATGAATTTATTCAGCTCTTCGTGAGAAGGATTTTTTATTTCTTCAAATCCTGCCTTTTTGTACAATTTGTAAGCCTTTTCATTTCCAGGAGTAACTTCCAGATGAATTTCAATGCCAGGAAATTGTTGATGGGCTTCGTCAATAACAGCTTCAATGAGCTTCAAGCCAATATTTTGCCCCTGATATTCTTTTTTTACATACATCTGATAAATAGCTCCTATAGTATTTTTCTCTTTCACAAAGGCACAAATTCCAATAAGCTTTTTATTATCAAAGGCTCCTAATACAAATCTTTCGGCGGTTTGCTGCTCAATATCATTTTCCATTCGGAATTTGTCAATTTTTAAAGCTTCCTGATAATGGGTTCCAAATGATTCAGGAAATTTTTCCAGACTTTCCAGCCGGATAGTTCTATATATTTTACTTTCTTCAGGAAAAATTTTCCTATAATTAATATTCATGATGTATTACTAATTTATTCTTTTTATTAATTTTTAGATTAAAATGTTAGAATTATTTTCACTATAAATTTAGTATATAGGATTTGTTTAGTTGAAATAATTGGTAAGAATTTTTAGTACTTAAAATATTTGTAACAAATTTCATTTCAGATAGTCTTATTATAAACAAAACATTCATTTTTTTGATCGGAAAATCCTGCATAAAACATTCCGGAATAATAAAAAGTGCCTGTTTAAGGGGGAATCGTATTACTTTATTTAAATGTTATATTTTTGCAAAATAAACTGCTTATTTCATAATAAGCATGATATATTATGTATATTTATAACACATATTGGGGAAAAATAATAGAATAACAGTAGAAAATTCTAAGCATATTTCAATGAAGTATGCTTAGAATATATAGGGAAAAGCTGTGGTGATGAGAGAAAAAAATTGGATCGATTTTAAGGATAAAAAGAAACGCATCAGGAAAATAATAGTCTGTACAATCTGTATGGGATTATTTTTCGGTATGCTTTCCTGCAGCCAGAATTCTCATGATAAAGAAAAAGAAAAAGAGAATTTCGATGTTTCTTTGTTAACCCAAAGTTCTGATCTTCAGTTATCCGGTGAATATGAAGCTTTCGTCCGCCTCAATATTGCATTCCTGAAAAAGGCTGCTAAAATGAAGTATAGAGAAGGAAAAGGGCTGTGTTACCTGAATATGGCCGGAGTGAATGTTTCGGCAGGAAACTACGAAAAAGCCCGTTGTTTTTTCAATAAAGCAGAAAAAGATCTGGAACATTCGGACAATGCCTATCATAAAGCTACCTTCTATGATGATTACAGCCTGTATTATTCGCATCTTAAACTCAATGACAAGGCTTTAGAATGCAATAATAAAGCATTTCAGTTTTTAAAACAGGCAAAAAAATCAAAACTTGCTCAGAGGCTTCTTCCAAGACTTTATGTAAACCGAGGAATTTATTATGCCTGGAAAGGATGGATGGGAACTTCTTTAAAATGTTTTAAGAAGGGAAATACGCTGGAAAACTCAGCCTATACGAACTGTATGGTGGCACAATACTATTTATTTAACCATAAGCCCGATTCTGCCGGAATATACATCGCGAAAGCAGATGAAAAAATGGTAAACCAAAAAACAACAGATGTAGAATCTCTCTGGGTGTACTATACCATGGGATATTATTATAACGAGGTTGATAATCGTGATGAAGCAGAAAAAGCCCTTAAAAAAGCGCTTGAAATTAATATTAAAACAAGACATACCTATTCTTCACATATAAAAGACGTCTACAAAGCATTGGCAGAGCTGTATAAGAAGAAAAATGACGGTGGGAAGGCTTACTTTTATCTGAAGAAATATATGGAAGAAGAAGGAAAGTCTGATGCTGAACGATTTGCCACCATGAATAAAGCTACCGAAGATTTTATTTTGGAAGTCAAGCAGGAATCTGACTGGCATAAGAATGATCTTCCATTATTTATTGCCCTATCCATAACGGTTCTTACTGTTTCAGGTATATATGTCCGAAAGATGATCAATAGATTGAAACAGAAGAAAAATACGCTGAAAGAGCAGACTGATGCATTGAAAAACCGTGTTCAGACGAAGCAGCTGGAAGAAATTACAGACCTTGCCAAACGAAATGATTCTTCTTTTCTATTAAAATTTAAAGAGCTGTATCCCGAATTTATAAAAGCACTTCTGGAGATCAATCCCGATCTTGAAAATTCTGAACTTACATTCTGCGCTATGCTGAAACTGCGTTTTTCATCCAAAGAAATTGCAGACTATACTTTTGTACAGCACAGATCTGTTCAGCAGAAGAAATACAGGATCAGAAAAAGACTGAATATTCCCGGAGAAACAGATATTTATGACTTTTTTGAAAATTTAACCGAATAAAGAATCCCATCACAATAAAAGCACTCAGATTCTGTTTTATGAAAAGATTTTATGATTGATCTCAACAGAAATAACCATTGAAAATTAAAAAAACCTTAGCATTCATTCTAAGAGATTGCTTTTTAATTATAGTTTATACAGAAATTTAGCTTAAATAAAGAAACGTATGACACGTATTTTTCTTGCTTTTTTATTGATCATTTTAGTTTCCTGCCATTCTCATTCAAAAAAGGAGGCTGAACAGAAATTTGATGTTTCTTTGCTGAGACAGAATGAGAAATTCAGAATTGCCGGGG
The nucleotide sequence above comes from Chryseobacterium sp. 7. Encoded proteins:
- a CDS encoding GNAT family N-acetyltransferase; this translates as MNINYRKIFPEESKIYRTIRLESLEKFPESFGTHYQEALKIDKFRMENDIEQQTAERFVLGAFDNKKLIGICAFVKEKNTIGAIYQMYVKKEYQGQNIGLKLIEAVIDEAHQQFPGIEIHLEVTPGNEKAYKLYKKAGFEEIKNPSHEELNKFIMMKYMTE
- a CDS encoding DJ-1/PfpI family protein; amino-acid sequence: MKQFQNTKTMNIAFLIYDQVEALDLNGPLDVFVKANVIHPNSCHCFTVGKIKEPIYMEADTMAIIPTYDIHTCPKPDMIVVPGASPEHIMKYIQDKDFQETVLEWIKTHYDTGTAVFTICTGSMLLSGTCILANRDITTHSMLLDALEQHNPEANVIRNVRYVDQEQLITTAGITAGIDAALYLVGKHLGKETMDTIINIFEYQNRESESLA
- a CDS encoding tetratricopeptide repeat protein; its protein translation is MREKNWIDFKDKKKRIRKIIVCTICMGLFFGMLSCSQNSHDKEKEKENFDVSLLTQSSDLQLSGEYEAFVRLNIAFLKKAAKMKYREGKGLCYLNMAGVNVSAGNYEKARCFFNKAEKDLEHSDNAYHKATFYDDYSLYYSHLKLNDKALECNNKAFQFLKQAKKSKLAQRLLPRLYVNRGIYYAWKGWMGTSLKCFKKGNTLENSAYTNCMVAQYYLFNHKPDSAGIYIAKADEKMVNQKTTDVESLWVYYTMGYYYNEVDNRDEAEKALKKALEINIKTRHTYSSHIKDVYKALAELYKKKNDGGKAYFYLKKYMEEEGKSDAERFATMNKATEDFILEVKQESDWHKNDLPLFIALSITVLTVSGIYVRKMINRLKQKKNTLKEQTDALKNRVQTKQLEEITDLAKRNDSSFLLKFKELYPEFIKALLEINPDLENSELTFCAMLKLRFSSKEIADYTFVQHRSVQQKKYRIRKRLNIPGETDIYDFFENLTE
- a CDS encoding beta-carotene 15,15'-monooxygenase, with the translated sequence MVKRQMPYFKKWAPEWLVKIILFSMTLPGIIIFFLPLANVNAAAGYYGCEPADIQFSVALFYAGYVGFYSLERRFFSFLAAKEYFLLFTTLQILACLICYFTREVYILFPVRFVQGMLFAGNVNLSLTLIFTRLSSERGREISFSVFFGILLCALPFNNLITADLIDSYNFNIVYKTAIFSYLPGLIFLTLAMSNYRTHARFHLYKLDWQSFGLFSTILVLIGYITIFGQEYYWLEDQRILGSVIGIVVLTGISIFRQQAIKRPYIDLRVFRYRNFKVGLLILFVMYICRFASGIVNTYFTAELHLDPFHISHINIFNLAGLVTGVIIACCMVLQKKNIRFIWVPGFLMLLIFHGLMYYSFDVQANEFNYYIPLFLQGLGVGLIMVPTIIFIISSVPATIGPSAAATALAIRYLGFCVSIALINFFELFEKSRHYNAFQDHLSALDPAVKIFLHQQTAKLVAGGMPEGKAAKAANKLLVGRMNVQDHVRFAMDYYEMMVWLLAASLLLILIFPYLNRTALYLKSRRLSPA
- a CDS encoding HlyD family secretion protein, encoding MKKKYTPTDRLITKITGWISVLIVAALAVWGGFTLKNYYAYEQTNDAQVQEYVNPVISRAGGFIVAVKFEENQEVKKGDTLLIIDNREYILQEKQTQAAIQKARAQLRVLESTTGTTEKEAAAAMAQVDASKAKVWKQQLDYNRYKKLYDEESATKQRLEDVKATLDVNESDYKSSQDNYAASVSKIKDIQAEKTVVLAEIARLEALLDRHKLDVSYTAVTAAYNGRMGRRTVEVGQMIDAGETLAFIVNNETDKWVVANYKETQIKDMHIGDHVKIVADSYPDREFKGTIISLSPATGSSFSLLPPDNSTGNYVKIVQRIPVRIKVDGIRKDIDILKVGMNVNVYADKKHSNG
- a CDS encoding GlxA family transcriptional regulator, producing MKKEGQSAGVKNIVLLALPQVQLLDIAGPLDVFTAANRFLSSHSHDGGYRVYLVSGTSEKVICSSSGMSLSCSHNIYDIDFPVDTLLVAGTTLCVLDKISPDLYHYLRNVKPEVRRLGSVCVGAFVLAKAGLLDGKQVTTHWKFADTLQKSYPKLEVNVNPFFICDKPVYTSGGVSSGMDLALALLEEDFGKPLATEVARHLVLHLKRSGIQSQFGNVLPEYEVMSPFTKDVRDLLKDKLGEIITVEYMADSLNMSTRNFSRVFVKESGMTPGKFLEKMRLDQAKNMLEYTDMSVDMIADKCGFSSSVSLRRIFLKNISLSPAQYRKAFKTTE